The following proteins are encoded in a genomic region of Stegostoma tigrinum isolate sSteTig4 chromosome 2, sSteTig4.hap1, whole genome shotgun sequence:
- the skida1 gene encoding SKI/DACH domain-containing protein 1 isoform X2 has product MRNVEFRSRCFFPANAGHNSGSEMGDLESGYEEVDGVRLGYLIIKGKQMFALSQVFTNLLKNIPRTTVHKRMDHLNVKKHHCDLEELRKLKAINSIAFHAAKCTLISREDVEALYTSCKTERVLKTKRRKINRTLLSTELNEEKTPTDRCASFLKENKVWLTLKGKPQTLAGMNRALQGDDSSLPASNLPQFYSKFTSHSYTQMIRSHCKIPQNYETAEISSNCVAFHANHSLFRSMICRHPVFYQSAIAYYPKSPNATGLTYYFRRKSSCEITQKHLGSSSTAKRVLLAAAAPKSCKAKGGTECLNTFHVASGLQSNQGPSQESCSSDSESSSFSGRAGNDSDFGSSLSSSSNSASSDEEDDSVSESSDVTSASDEDTSSESDSSSVSSQVSVQSIRFRRTSFSSICSKPLVLTQPSFHYQLQAKNNNVVYETASSDLLEGRTSHCNLKSATIVKRNEQNWTIKTHNVCCSTGYGSCFAEINNDRISEFAFPHSEISHYLKRTESTINCAKEGGPAPNSKGNTEFPKQRTLTESNKCLAASTAHSAEENNVTIISEPADNNSSLATNAEKESKTSNFIALSSAFQSVNTDRSQGPAVRIHSDNAHMGKAVMHNITVKLEENSCEEEYGYVPQQPRKKLKYACNVSKRTVATLRENKIRDCFSTKAKESHVYTETATTSQNASRPSEDLQRTLNIPVLEDCEFRNGARIRRNYRTLVLGKQHTLQNSPVKTIVKSENPRLTGKTDVHEGTLEEFAGSNKRKRIANGVASTVKRPFNFMANFPSPPSLIIGNDGDLCPAYSLNSTKDPEAPQKAHPVWKWQMGGAVIPLPPSHKFRRFNL; this is encoded by the coding sequence ATGAGGAATGTCGAATTCCGCAGTCGATGTTTTTTTCCAGCGAATGCGGGACATAATTCAGGTAGCGAGATGGGAGACTTGGAATCGGGTTATGAAGAAGTGGATGGTGTGAGACTTGGCTACCTTATAATTAAGGGAAAACAAATGTTTGCGCTTTCCCAAGTATTCACAAATCTGCTGAAAAACATACCCAGGACAACAGTACACAAAAGGATGGATCATCTAAACGTGAAGAAACATCACTGCGATTTGGAAGAATTAAGAAAACTCAAAGCAATAAATTCTATTGCTTTTCATGCAGCTAAATGCACTCTCATTTCACGGGAAGATGTTGAAGCCCTGTACACTTCGTGCAAAACTGAACGGGTCCTTAAGACGAAgaggagaaaaataaacagaacatTGTTATCAACCGAACTGAACGAGGAGAAAACCCCCACTGATCGCTGCGCGAGTTTTTTGAAAGAGAACAAAGTTTGGTTGACTTTGAAGGGAAAACCCCAGACTCTGGCTGGAATGAACAGGGCTTTGCAAGGAGACGACAGCTCGCTACCGGCTTCCAATCTACCTCAATTCTACAGTAAATTTACCAGCCACAGTTACACTCAAATGATCCGATCACATTGCAAAATCCCCCAAAACTACGAAACTGCGGAAATATCAAGCAACTGTGTCGCATTTCACGCCAACCATTCCTTATTTCGAAGCATGATTTGCAGGCATCCAGTGTTTTACCAGTCCGCCATCGCCTATTACCCTAAGTCTCCAAACGCTACCGGCTTGACGTATTACTTTAGGCGCAAAAGTTCGTGTGAAATAACTCAAAAACATTTGGGGAGTTCAAGCACCGCCAAGCGAGTCTTGCTGGCGGCAGCCGCTCCTAAATCTTGCAAAGCGAAAGGAGGCACTGAGTGCCTTAATACATTTCACGTTGCCAGCGGACTGCAGTCCAACCAAGGGCCCTCGCAAGAAAGCTGCAGCAGCGATTCCGAGTCGAGCTCTTTCTCGGGTCGCGCAGGCAACGACTCGGACTTTGGGTCAAGTTTGTCGAGTTCGAGCAACTCGGCTTCTTCCGACGAAGAGGACGACTCGGTGTCCGAATCCTCCGACGTGACCTCGGCAAGTGACGAAGATACTTCGTCCGAATCTGATTCCAGCTCCGTTTCCAGCCAAGTTTCTGTTCAAAGTATACGATTTAGGCGCACCAGTTTCTCAAGCATTTGCAGCAAACCCCTCGTCTTAACGCAGCCGAGTTTCCACTACCAGCTCCAAGCAAAAAACAATAATGTCGTGTATGAAACAGCCAGTAGCGATCTGCTGGAAGGAAGAACTTCCCATTGTAATTTAAAGTCCGCGACTATTGTTAAGAGAAACGAGCAGAACTGGACTATTAAGACGCATAACGTATGCTGCTCAACTGGCTATGGAAGTTGCTTTGCCGAGATAAACAATGATAGGATATCTGAGTTTGCATTCCCGCATTCCGAAATTTCTCATTATCTAAAGAGGACTGAATCGACAATTAACTGTGCAAAAGAAGGGGGCCCTGCACCTAACTCAAAGGGAAACACCGAGTTTCCAAAACAAAGAACATTAACAGAATCAAATAAATGCCTTGCAGCATCTACAGCACACAGTGCAGAAGAAAACAATGTAACAATAATTTCAGAGCCTGCAGACAATAATTCTTCATTAGCaacaaatgcagagaaagaaTCGAAAACCAGCAATTTCATCGCACTGTCCTCAGCCTTCCAGAGTGTAAACACGGACAGAAGTCAGGGCCCCGCCGTCCGCATCCACAGCGATAACGCACACATGGGGAAAGCAGTTATGCACAATATTACAGTAAAATTAGAAGAAAATAGCTGTGAGGAAGAGTATGGATATGTGCCTCAACAGCCTAGAAAGAAACTCAAGTATGCGTGCAATGTATCGAAGCGAACAGTGGCCACtttaagagaaaataaaataCGAGACTGTTTCTCGACAAAAGCAAAGGAAAGCCATGTGTACACTGAAACGGCCACCACTTCACAAAACGCTTCCAGACCAAGTGAAGACCTTCAACGCACTTTAAACATTCCAGTATTAGAGGACTGCGAATTTCGAAATGGTGCAAGAATAAGAAGGAATTACAGGACTTTAGTGTTGGGAAAACAGCACACTTTGCAAAACTCGCCAGTCAAAACAATTGTGAAATCAGAAAATCCGCGTCTTACAGGTAAAACAGATGTGCATGAAGGAACGCTAGAAGAATTTGCTGGTTCAAATAAACGTAAACGCATAGCCAATGGTGTAGCATCCACGGTGAAAAGGCCATTTAATTTCATGGCAAATTTTCCCTCTCCACCGTCACTAATTATTGGCAACGATGGGGATTTGTGCCCTGCGTATTCACTGAACTCTACCAAGGATCCcgaagcacctcagaaggcccaTCCCGtgtggaagtggcagatgggtGGTGCTGTAATACCTCTCCCGCCTAGCCATAAATTCAGACGATTTAACTTATAA
- the skida1 gene encoding SKI/DACH domain-containing protein 1 isoform X1, giving the protein MVTRTLEGEGRKGTLAPNRLSSSLTDNSSRRTDNRCGGHVTFKRDAMRNVEFRSRCFFPANAGHNSGSEMGDLESGYEEVDGVRLGYLIIKGKQMFALSQVFTNLLKNIPRTTVHKRMDHLNVKKHHCDLEELRKLKAINSIAFHAAKCTLISREDVEALYTSCKTERVLKTKRRKINRTLLSTELNEEKTPTDRCASFLKENKVWLTLKGKPQTLAGMNRALQGDDSSLPASNLPQFYSKFTSHSYTQMIRSHCKIPQNYETAEISSNCVAFHANHSLFRSMICRHPVFYQSAIAYYPKSPNATGLTYYFRRKSSCEITQKHLGSSSTAKRVLLAAAAPKSCKAKGGTECLNTFHVASGLQSNQGPSQESCSSDSESSSFSGRAGNDSDFGSSLSSSSNSASSDEEDDSVSESSDVTSASDEDTSSESDSSSVSSQVSVQSIRFRRTSFSSICSKPLVLTQPSFHYQLQAKNNNVVYETASSDLLEGRTSHCNLKSATIVKRNEQNWTIKTHNVCCSTGYGSCFAEINNDRISEFAFPHSEISHYLKRTESTINCAKEGGPAPNSKGNTEFPKQRTLTESNKCLAASTAHSAEENNVTIISEPADNNSSLATNAEKESKTSNFIALSSAFQSVNTDRSQGPAVRIHSDNAHMGKAVMHNITVKLEENSCEEEYGYVPQQPRKKLKYACNVSKRTVATLRENKIRDCFSTKAKESHVYTETATTSQNASRPSEDLQRTLNIPVLEDCEFRNGARIRRNYRTLVLGKQHTLQNSPVKTIVKSENPRLTGKTDVHEGTLEEFAGSNKRKRIANGVASTVKRPFNFMANFPSPPSLIIGNDGDLCPAYSLNSTKDPEAPQKAHPVWKWQMGGAVIPLPPSHKFRRFNL; this is encoded by the coding sequence GATGCCATGAGGAATGTCGAATTCCGCAGTCGATGTTTTTTTCCAGCGAATGCGGGACATAATTCAGGTAGCGAGATGGGAGACTTGGAATCGGGTTATGAAGAAGTGGATGGTGTGAGACTTGGCTACCTTATAATTAAGGGAAAACAAATGTTTGCGCTTTCCCAAGTATTCACAAATCTGCTGAAAAACATACCCAGGACAACAGTACACAAAAGGATGGATCATCTAAACGTGAAGAAACATCACTGCGATTTGGAAGAATTAAGAAAACTCAAAGCAATAAATTCTATTGCTTTTCATGCAGCTAAATGCACTCTCATTTCACGGGAAGATGTTGAAGCCCTGTACACTTCGTGCAAAACTGAACGGGTCCTTAAGACGAAgaggagaaaaataaacagaacatTGTTATCAACCGAACTGAACGAGGAGAAAACCCCCACTGATCGCTGCGCGAGTTTTTTGAAAGAGAACAAAGTTTGGTTGACTTTGAAGGGAAAACCCCAGACTCTGGCTGGAATGAACAGGGCTTTGCAAGGAGACGACAGCTCGCTACCGGCTTCCAATCTACCTCAATTCTACAGTAAATTTACCAGCCACAGTTACACTCAAATGATCCGATCACATTGCAAAATCCCCCAAAACTACGAAACTGCGGAAATATCAAGCAACTGTGTCGCATTTCACGCCAACCATTCCTTATTTCGAAGCATGATTTGCAGGCATCCAGTGTTTTACCAGTCCGCCATCGCCTATTACCCTAAGTCTCCAAACGCTACCGGCTTGACGTATTACTTTAGGCGCAAAAGTTCGTGTGAAATAACTCAAAAACATTTGGGGAGTTCAAGCACCGCCAAGCGAGTCTTGCTGGCGGCAGCCGCTCCTAAATCTTGCAAAGCGAAAGGAGGCACTGAGTGCCTTAATACATTTCACGTTGCCAGCGGACTGCAGTCCAACCAAGGGCCCTCGCAAGAAAGCTGCAGCAGCGATTCCGAGTCGAGCTCTTTCTCGGGTCGCGCAGGCAACGACTCGGACTTTGGGTCAAGTTTGTCGAGTTCGAGCAACTCGGCTTCTTCCGACGAAGAGGACGACTCGGTGTCCGAATCCTCCGACGTGACCTCGGCAAGTGACGAAGATACTTCGTCCGAATCTGATTCCAGCTCCGTTTCCAGCCAAGTTTCTGTTCAAAGTATACGATTTAGGCGCACCAGTTTCTCAAGCATTTGCAGCAAACCCCTCGTCTTAACGCAGCCGAGTTTCCACTACCAGCTCCAAGCAAAAAACAATAATGTCGTGTATGAAACAGCCAGTAGCGATCTGCTGGAAGGAAGAACTTCCCATTGTAATTTAAAGTCCGCGACTATTGTTAAGAGAAACGAGCAGAACTGGACTATTAAGACGCATAACGTATGCTGCTCAACTGGCTATGGAAGTTGCTTTGCCGAGATAAACAATGATAGGATATCTGAGTTTGCATTCCCGCATTCCGAAATTTCTCATTATCTAAAGAGGACTGAATCGACAATTAACTGTGCAAAAGAAGGGGGCCCTGCACCTAACTCAAAGGGAAACACCGAGTTTCCAAAACAAAGAACATTAACAGAATCAAATAAATGCCTTGCAGCATCTACAGCACACAGTGCAGAAGAAAACAATGTAACAATAATTTCAGAGCCTGCAGACAATAATTCTTCATTAGCaacaaatgcagagaaagaaTCGAAAACCAGCAATTTCATCGCACTGTCCTCAGCCTTCCAGAGTGTAAACACGGACAGAAGTCAGGGCCCCGCCGTCCGCATCCACAGCGATAACGCACACATGGGGAAAGCAGTTATGCACAATATTACAGTAAAATTAGAAGAAAATAGCTGTGAGGAAGAGTATGGATATGTGCCTCAACAGCCTAGAAAGAAACTCAAGTATGCGTGCAATGTATCGAAGCGAACAGTGGCCACtttaagagaaaataaaataCGAGACTGTTTCTCGACAAAAGCAAAGGAAAGCCATGTGTACACTGAAACGGCCACCACTTCACAAAACGCTTCCAGACCAAGTGAAGACCTTCAACGCACTTTAAACATTCCAGTATTAGAGGACTGCGAATTTCGAAATGGTGCAAGAATAAGAAGGAATTACAGGACTTTAGTGTTGGGAAAACAGCACACTTTGCAAAACTCGCCAGTCAAAACAATTGTGAAATCAGAAAATCCGCGTCTTACAGGTAAAACAGATGTGCATGAAGGAACGCTAGAAGAATTTGCTGGTTCAAATAAACGTAAACGCATAGCCAATGGTGTAGCATCCACGGTGAAAAGGCCATTTAATTTCATGGCAAATTTTCCCTCTCCACCGTCACTAATTATTGGCAACGATGGGGATTTGTGCCCTGCGTATTCACTGAACTCTACCAAGGATCCcgaagcacctcagaaggcccaTCCCGtgtggaagtggcagatgggtGGTGCTGTAATACCTCTCCCGCCTAGCCATAAATTCAGACGATTTAACTTATAA